The region ATTGGTGCTGGACGACTGCATCTGATCAGGCGACATGGAAAGCTTTTCTGTCAGGTATAAATAAGGTGGATGAAAGTGATGGACAAAAATCTTCTCCTCACTATCCGGGTATTTTTTAAAGTATTCGCTATCTGGTAGTAAGACGATAGTTGTTCCGGTTCTTACGTAATCACTGCTATTGTAGTAGTCCGGTGCTACGTAGCCGTTCAGGTTTTTCTGTACGGTTTTAGACGCCAGTCTGCCCAAAAATTTCTGATAGTTTTGCTGTGCCTTCAGGGCTGGTTTGCTCAGGCTGTTGTAGATGTATTTCAGAACGATGCGTTGCGGGAGCTTCTGTTTCTTTATCATCGCCGGTGCTCCTCTGAACGGATTGGTCGTGTTGACATCGTTGATCGTCTGAATGGAAAAAGGTACTTCCGGCACCCAGTCTGCGGCATTGACAACGTTATAGGCCCACCCGTTCTGCGTAGCGGCTTCATACTCATAGGCAAAATACAGATTGCCGGGTTTGGGTCCGGCGCTACAGTATGTTTTGAACCGAATGTCGGCCGGTATTTTGCCCTGCTTCTGGAGGTTTTTCAAGTAGGCTGTCAACAGAAACGCAATGCCTCCACCCTGGCTGTGGCCCATGATAAGCATGTCTTTGATGCCTGCCCGGTAGCACGAATCAATTTTTGGCAGGATGTCCTTCGCCAGAAAAGCCGTACCTAACAGCCAGCCTACATGTACAGCTGCCTTTGGGCTGGACGCCAGTTCATACTGGAAGTTTTCTTTGTCACTGATTTGTATTGATCCTTTAGCGGGCACCATGGCTGCATAAAAATTACTGAGCCAGCTTACACTATTTGCCGTTGTACCACGAATACTAAGCACGGCTACGGCTTGCTGGCTGGTCCATAAATCCCACCGATTGTCCAGCCCGACTACGGGTGAGCGGTAAGCCAGTTTGTACTGCTGCGGAGCCGGAAACGAACTGACGTAAGTGGAATCGCCAAATTGGGCCGATACTTTGAGGAGTTCGATGTATTCGGCTTTGTCGAAACCGGTTTTCAGAGACTGCCCAAATACCAGACAGGGTAACGCCAGACAGATAAGGGTGGTAATGATTTGTTTCATACGCAGGAAGGGCAGTTTTGTCGTGAATGAAAACTGCCCCTCTTAACCAGTTGTACGCTAAAAAGTTAACTGATAGGTAAGCTGGCTTCCAAAATAACCGACTGTGCCTGTCGTAAGGCATTGGCGTAGGGCTCAACCAGGACCCGGCCGGGTGGGGTAGTCGATAAATCCGCATCCCAAAGACCGGAGTGATGCCAATGGTCGGTATGATCCCAGTCAGGGCGATCAACAATTGGGTATAAACAGACACCTACTAGCGGAACCCCTGCCTCCCTAACGGCCGCACATTCCCGGCCAATCATTTCGATCCAGAACGGGCGGTCAATACCCGGATGGCTGGTTTCTGTAAGGGCAATAGGGCGCTCGTAGCGTCTGTAGGCCTTTATAAGCAAGTGCCGAAGCGATACCCAGCGCGAGTCGGGTACAGCGTCATTCCAGCCTAAAAATGTTTCTGTACCCTCAATCCACTGGTTATTGTAATAATAATTGAACCCCAATATGTCGACGTAGTCTGGCGACCCACCCAATTCAGGGGTTAGGCGGCCTGCCAGCATATCGACCGACTGAAACTGGTTTTCATCGGCAATGGCGGCATCAATAATCTGCTCCGGGGTCGCGTTCAGGGGGGGGACCATCTGTACCAGCGGTTCTGTTGTCAGAATACGAATGGTGGGGTCGATCTCGCGCATAGCCGCTACGCCCTCAATGTAGGCGCGCATCAGCCCGACTTTCACCTCCCAGCCCTGTTTGGTACAATAAGGCGTTGTTCCAGCCGCATTACCCCCTAGCCACGACATGAAACTTACTTCGTTAATGGGCGTGACGATCAGGACATCGTCTGGGTAAAGATCGCGGTAGAAGTGAACGAATGCCCGGCACAAAGCGGCAAACCGACGGGAAAACAGGGGGTGCAAAGGCGTCAGATCGTCGGGGTAGCCAAAATGGCATAAATCCCAAATCTGCTGAATACCCTGCCGATGGCCTTCAGCCAGCATATCGGCAACCATACTCCAATCGTACTGGTAGGGACGTTTTTCAACATGGCTCCATTGAATACCCTCCCGGACGGTACGAATAGTAAACGAGTGAAGAAGGGCGTAGTCTTCGTTGAGTAATTGCAAATGACCTGATTCCCGGAGTAGGTCTACGCGGTGGCCAAAGCAGTTCAGTTGATCGCTGCATTCATAACCACCCCACCAAAATGACTGAAACGGATTTAGAGACGAGGCAACTGTTGAGTCGAGTAGCAAGGATTTAAACGTTGATGTACTCAAAGGTGCAAAAAAAGCGAGCTGACATCAAAAGAAGGCGTTTTTTCTGAGGTAACGGCAATACTGGCGCGGGTATTTACCCGTGCCAGTTATTAAGTCAGTATTCACTGACCCAAGCGAATGCTTGCAACATAACAGGCACGGGTAAATACCCGCGCCAGCCCTTACTGCCTTACAGCGCCTTCACAATCGCAATAACGAGTTTTGCAGAGTTACGGGCGGCTGTCGGGTAAAATTTATCGTAGGCAATGTGCGCTTCGGCATCGGCGCGGTCGCTCAGGCTGCGGATAATGAGGTGCGGCACCTGAAGCTGGTAGCAGACCTGCGCAATGGCCGCTCCCTCCATTTCGGTCGCGTCGGCCCCGAAGTCGGCCCGCAGGCTGCTCACTTTGGTAGGGGAGGCCACAAACACATCGCCCGTCACAACCGTACCGGTCATCACCTTCACCGGCCTATCCGAAACTCCGCCCGATGCCAGCGGAATACCTTCGAGCGAAACAGTCTTGACAACCCGTTCGGCCAACCGCATCAGGGCGGTATCGGCAGGGAAAAAGATCGGATTAAACTGCTTGGTAATCGCGTTCCGGGTCTGGCGGGTCGGCGTGTTTTTATCGGTGATGGCCCCGTAGTCGTGGTGAGCCGTTTGTCCGGCAATGACAATGTCGCCGGGTTGCAGGTCGGGATTTGTGCCTCCGGCAATGCCCGTGAAGAGAATTCGCTGTGGCCGAAAATGGTCGAGCATCAGGGCCGTTGTCATGGCTGCATTTACTTTGCCGATGCCCGTTTCAGCCACGACAACCCGCTGGTTACCGATCTTACCGGTGGTAAACACAACGCCATCAACGATCACTGTTTTGGGCTTGATCAGGGTCTCTTTGACTAGTGCCACTTCCGCACCAAACGCGCCGAGTAAACCGGTTATGGGACTAGGTTTGTAGCGTTGGGCGAAGGCGAAAGAGTGAAAGAATGAAAGAGCGAAAAATAGCGCAGTCAGGATGTATAATTTTTTCATTCGAATTTTAGAATTGGTCATGTGATGTTGGGTAGATTTTTCGGAACGGTAGTCCGGTTAAATTCGACACTGGATTACCCCAGTTTCCTGAAACGAGATCATATTGAGAATAGTCAATTTGCTGTGGTGTCGGGTTCTTAAACCCGACACTGCGAGGTTTATTAAAACCTCGTGTATGCCATTTTAAGGAGGTTTTGAGAAACCTCACTAGTCAGGTCCTCAGACCTGACTCCACAGGAGCACCGGCGCAAACGCGCTAATGACCACTCGTCAACGCCAGTACGCAAAAGACATCGACAATCCAGAGACCCGTCGATACCTCGCGGCTCTTGCCAACGGCAACTTTGATAACGGTCCAGGAAAGGAATCCCCATATGAGCCCCTGCGTGATGGAGTAACTGAACGGAATCAGAACCAGCGCCAGAAAGGCGGGGAGCGCATCGTCGAGTTGACTCCAGTCGATGCGCGTAATGGGTTTCATCATGAAGGCTCCCACCAGCACCAGGGCCGGAGCCGTGGCAATAGCTGGTATGATCGACAATAGGGGCGACAGAAACAGAAACGGCAAAAAACAGCAACCGGCTACTACTGCCGTGAGGCCCGTTCGTCCCCCTTGCGCAATCCCCACCGCCGATTCGATATAGGCCGTGCCTGGACTGGTGCCGAATATCCCCGCCAGCGTAGTAGCCACGGCGTCGGTCATCAGCGAGCGGTTCAGGTTACGCGGTTGGCCGTCTTCGTCCTGCAAGCCACCTGCTTCGGCAACACCTACGAAGGTCGACAGGCTGTCGAACAAATCGGTGAACGCAAAGGCAAAAATAACCGGCCACAGTGACCAGGATAGCGAACCCATCAGGTCCAGCTTGCCCAGAAGCGAGAAGTCGGGCGCGGCCAGAACGCCCTGAAAATTGACCAGCGTTTTCTGCCCGAAATTAATGGCCGAGGCATCACCCCAGTACCGCCCGATGGGCCAGGCGACCAGCGTTGTTAGGATAATGCCGACGATAATGCCGCCCGGCACATCACGCACGACCAGCACGCTCATGAGCAGCAGGCCAAAGACAAACGTGAGAACGATAGGGTCGTTGAAATGGGCGATGCTCACCAGCGTAGCCGGATTGGCCACAATGAACCTGGCGTTCTCGAAGCCAATGAGCGTAACAAAAAGCCCGATTCCGGCCGAAACCGCATAGCGTAGTGGTTGCGGAATAGCCCGTACAATGGCCGACCGCACGTTAAAAATAGATAGCAGTAGAAACAGAACACCCGACCAGAATACCGCCCCCAGAGCGATTTCGGGGCGGATGCCCATGCCTTTGACGGTTGTGAAGGTGAAAAACGCATTCATCCCCATACCCGGAGCCACCACAATGGGGTTGCGGGCGTATAGGCCCATCATCAGGCTGCAAAAGAACGACAGCAATACGGTAGCCGTCAGGACCCCGCTAAAGGGTAAATCGGCCTGACTCAATATGGCCGGGTTGACCACAATGATGTACATGGTGGCCAGAAAGGAAGAGATACCGGCTAATACTTCGGTTCGACGGGAAGTAAACGTAGTTGACAATGGGTTGTCGTTTATAGTTGATGCGCTAACAACCCACAAACTACAACCCGA is a window of Spirosoma linguale DSM 74 DNA encoding:
- a CDS encoding Xanthine/uracil/vitamin C permease (PFAM: Xanthine/uracil/vitamin C permease; sulphate transporter~KEGG: csa:Csal_2527 xanthine/uracil/vitamin C permease) encodes the protein MSTTFTSRRTEVLAGISSFLATMYIIVVNPAILSQADLPFSGVLTATVLLSFFCSLMMGLYARNPIVVAPGMGMNAFFTFTTVKGMGIRPEIALGAVFWSGVLFLLLSIFNVRSAIVRAIPQPLRYAVSAGIGLFVTLIGFENARFIVANPATLVSIAHFNDPIVLTFVFGLLLMSVLVVRDVPGGIIVGIILTTLVAWPIGRYWGDASAINFGQKTLVNFQGVLAAPDFSLLGKLDLMGSLSWSLWPVIFAFAFTDLFDSLSTFVGVAEAGGLQDEDGQPRNLNRSLMTDAVATTLAGIFGTSPGTAYIESAVGIAQGGRTGLTAVVAGCCFLPFLFLSPLLSIIPAIATAPALVLVGAFMMKPITRIDWSQLDDALPAFLALVLIPFSYSITQGLIWGFLSWTVIKVAVGKSREVSTGLWIVDVFCVLALTSGH
- a CDS encoding protein of unknown function DUF306 Meta and HslJ (PFAM: protein of unknown function DUF306 Meta and HslJ; lipase class 3~KEGG: afr:AFE_0115 hypothetical protein), which produces MKQIITTLICLALPCLVFGQSLKTGFDKAEYIELLKVSAQFGDSTYVSSFPAPQQYKLAYRSPVVGLDNRWDLWTSQQAVAVLSIRGTTANSVSWLSNFYAAMVPAKGSIQISDKENFQYELASSPKAAVHVGWLLGTAFLAKDILPKIDSCYRAGIKDMLIMGHSQGGGIAFLLTAYLKNLQKQGKIPADIRFKTYCSAGPKPGNLYFAYEYEAATQNGWAYNVVNAADWVPEVPFSIQTINDVNTTNPFRGAPAMIKKQKLPQRIVLKYIYNSLSKPALKAQQNYQKFLGRLASKTVQKNLNGYVAPDYYNSSDYVRTGTTIVLLPDSEYFKKYPDSEEKIFVHHFHPPYLYLTEKLSMSPDQMQSSSTNQSLDGTWELNYISGPRMAFEGLYPEKKPSITFDTANQRLNGSTSCNSFNGKLVVDGPKVNFTQPMATTRMMCPGDGEQTFLNVLKTVNRYSVSDNTLTLIMGDIAVMRFIRK
- a CDS encoding amine oxidase (KEGG: nmu:Nmul_A2150 amine oxidase): MSTSTFKSLLLDSTVASSLNPFQSFWWGGYECSDQLNCFGHRVDLLRESGHLQLLNEDYALLHSFTIRTVREGIQWSHVEKRPYQYDWSMVADMLAEGHRQGIQQIWDLCHFGYPDDLTPLHPLFSRRFAALCRAFVHFYRDLYPDDVLIVTPINEVSFMSWLGGNAAGTTPYCTKQGWEVKVGLMRAYIEGVAAMREIDPTIRILTTEPLVQMVPPLNATPEQIIDAAIADENQFQSVDMLAGRLTPELGGSPDYVDILGFNYYYNNQWIEGTETFLGWNDAVPDSRWVSLRHLLIKAYRRYERPIALTETSHPGIDRPFWIEMIGRECAAVREAGVPLVGVCLYPIVDRPDWDHTDHWHHSGLWDADLSTTPPGRVLVEPYANALRQAQSVILEASLPIS
- a CDS encoding Adenosylhomocysteine nucleosidase (PFAM: purine or other phosphorylase family 1~KEGG: pin:Ping_0920 methylthioadenosine nucleosidase), whose amino-acid sequence is MKKLYILTALFFALSFFHSFAFAQRYKPSPITGLLGAFGAEVALVKETLIKPKTVIVDGVVFTTGKIGNQRVVVAETGIGKVNAAMTTALMLDHFRPQRILFTGIAGGTNPDLQPGDIVIAGQTAHHDYGAITDKNTPTRQTRNAITKQFNPIFFPADTALMRLAERVVKTVSLEGIPLASGGVSDRPVKVMTGTVVTGDVFVASPTKVSSLRADFGADATEMEGAAIAQVCYQLQVPHLIIRSLSDRADAEAHIAYDKFYPTAARNSAKLVIAIVKAL